One genomic window of Arachis hypogaea cultivar Tifrunner chromosome 8, arahy.Tifrunner.gnm2.J5K5, whole genome shotgun sequence includes the following:
- the LOC112707990 gene encoding probable LRR receptor-like serine/threonine-protein kinase At5g63710 isoform X2: MFQLKIFSSWLIFLSVLRHSYPITDPDVEGEALIEFLRALNDSNNQIKDWNSFFVSPCYSWSNVDCSNKHVISLNLASKGFSGTLSPSIAKLKYLVSLELQDNNLAGPLPDYIANLTRLEYLNLAENNFRGSVPATWGRLSSLKHLLLKGNELSGHIPDTIANLTGLAELDLSSNGLTGTVPMPLFSFPIFNFSNTLLRCGSSLDQPCASKPSLSGSTNKPKLVKIVGFASCGLFALIILGAIFVYRYHHMHRHKTDVFFDVSGEDESQISFWQLRRFSWRELQHATKNFSKSNVIGTGGFGKVYKGVLSDGTKVAVKRLADYQAPGGEAAFQREVQLISVAVHKNLLRLIGYCTTSAERILVYPFMENRSVAYQLRDLKEGEKGLDWAMRKNVAFGTAHGLDYLHNQCNPKIIHRDLKAANILLDDNFEAVLGDFGLAKLVDTRVTHVTTQVRGTMGHIAPEYLCTGKSSEKTDVFGYGITLLELVTGQRAVDLFRLQEEEEDVLLLDHIKKLLKEDRVKDIVDRNLETYDSEEVERIIHVALLCTRNYPEERPTMSEIVKMLQGVGLQERWNELEQHNNEEERKCMHCGF, translated from the exons ATGTTTCAACTCAAAATATTTTCAAGTTGGTTGATATTTCTGAGTGTATTGAGGCACAGTTATCCAATCACAGATCCTGATGTGGAag GGGAAGCATTGATTGAATTTCTGAGGGCCCTCAATGATTCCAACAATCAAATTAAAGATTGGAATAGTTTTTTTGTGAGCCCCTGCTATAGTTGGTCTAATGTTGATTGTAGCAACAAACATGTTATATCTCT GAACTTGGCATCAAAAGGATTTTCTGGAACACTTTCTCCCTCAATTGCCAAATTGAAATACTTGGTTAGCTT GGAGTTGCAGGACAACAATCTTGCAGGCCCTTTACCTGACTACATCGCCAATTTAACGCGCCTCGAATATCTTAATCTTGCTGAAAATAATTTCAGAGGTTCTGTCCCGGCTACTTGGGGCAGACTTTCGAGTCTAAAGCATCT GTTGTTGAAAGGGAATGAGTTATCTGGACATATTCCAGATACAATTGCAAACCTTACTGGATTGGCAGAATT GGATCTTTCATCTAATGGTCTTACTGGAACTGTCCCAATGCCACTCTTTTCATTTCCAATATTTAA tttTTCGAACACACTTCTTCGTTGCGGCTCTAGCTTGGATCAGCCTTGTGCTTCTAAACCTTCACTTTCTG GTTCAACCAACAAACCAAAACTTGTAAAGATTGTTGGTTTTGCAAGTTGTGGTTTATTTGCACTGATAATTCTTGGGGCTATCTTTGTATATAGATACCATCACATGCACAGACATAAAACTGATGTCTTTTTTGATGTTTCag GTGAAGATGAGAGCCAAATTTCCTTTTGGCAACTGAGAAGATTTTCATGGCGTGAACTGCAACACGCGACTAAAAATTTCAGCAAAAGCAATGTAATTGGCACAGGAGGATTTGGAAAAGTTTATAAAGGAGTACTCTCAGATGGCACAAAAGTGGCCGTGAAACGCCTCGCCGATTATCAGGCTCCTGGTGGAGAAGCTGCATTCCAAAGAGAAGTTCAACTTATAAGTGTTGCAGTTCATAAGAATCTGCTAAGATTAATTGGATACTGTACAACCTCAGCTGAAAGAATCCTAGTGTACCCTTTCATGGAAAATAGAAGTGTAGCATATCAATTGAGAG ATTTAAAAGAAGGTGAGAAAGGTTTAGACTGGGCAATGAGGAAAAATGTGGCATTTGGCACAGCACATGGATTAGATTATTTACATAATCAATGCAACCCTAAGATAATTCACCGTGATTTGAAAGCCGCAAATATTTTGTTAGATGATAACTTTGAAGCTGTTCTTGGAGACTTTGGCCTAGCTAAACTTGTTGATACAAGGGTGACTCATGTTACTACTCAAGTGAGAGGCACAATGGGTCATATAGCACCAGAATACTTGTGCACCGGAAAATCATCAGAGAAGACTGATGTGTTTGGATATGGTATAACACTTCTTGAATTGGTCACCGGTCAACGTGCCGTTGACTTATTTCGGCttcaagaggaggaggaggatgttcTTCTGCTTGATCAT ATAAAAAAACTATTGAAGGAAGACAGGGTGAAGGACATAGTAGATAGAAACCTAGAGACATATGATTCAGAGGAAGTAGAGAGAATAATTCATGTTGCATTGCTTTGCACAAGAAACTACCCAGAGGAGCGTCCCACAATGTCAGAGATAGTGAAAATGCTTCAAGGAGTGGGTTTGCAAGAGAGATGGAATGAATTGGAGCAACATAATAATGAAGAAGAG
- the LOC112707990 gene encoding probable LRR receptor-like serine/threonine-protein kinase At5g63710 isoform X1, with the protein MFQLKIFSSWLIFLSVLRHSYPITDPDVEGEALIEFLRALNDSNNQIKDWNSFFVSPCYSWSNVDCSNKHVISLNLASKGFSGTLSPSIAKLKYLVSLELQDNNLAGPLPDYIANLTRLEYLNLAENNFRGSVPATWGRLSSLKHLLLKGNELSGHIPDTIANLTGLAELDLSSNGLTGTVPMPLFSFPIFNFSNTLLRCGSSLDQPCASKPSLSGSTNKPKLVKIVGFASCGLFALIILGAIFVYRYHHMHRHKTDVFFDVSGEDESQISFWQLRRFSWRELQHATKNFSKSNVIGTGGFGKVYKGVLSDGTKVAVKRLADYQAPGGEAAFQREVQLISVAVHKNLLRLIGYCTTSAERILVYPFMENRSVAYQLRDLKEGEKGLDWAMRKNVAFGTAHGLDYLHNQCNPKIIHRDLKAANILLDDNFEAVLGDFGLAKLVDTRVTHVTTQVRGTMGHIAPEYLCTGKSSEKTDVFGYGITLLELVTGQRAVDLFRLQEEEEDVLLLDHIKKLLKEDRVKDIVDRNLETYDSEEVERIIHVALLCTRNYPEERPTMSEIVKMLQGVGLQERWNELEQHNNEEEVSNQLMSHQFVWTAEYSTLDQEAIRLSAAR; encoded by the exons ATGTTTCAACTCAAAATATTTTCAAGTTGGTTGATATTTCTGAGTGTATTGAGGCACAGTTATCCAATCACAGATCCTGATGTGGAag GGGAAGCATTGATTGAATTTCTGAGGGCCCTCAATGATTCCAACAATCAAATTAAAGATTGGAATAGTTTTTTTGTGAGCCCCTGCTATAGTTGGTCTAATGTTGATTGTAGCAACAAACATGTTATATCTCT GAACTTGGCATCAAAAGGATTTTCTGGAACACTTTCTCCCTCAATTGCCAAATTGAAATACTTGGTTAGCTT GGAGTTGCAGGACAACAATCTTGCAGGCCCTTTACCTGACTACATCGCCAATTTAACGCGCCTCGAATATCTTAATCTTGCTGAAAATAATTTCAGAGGTTCTGTCCCGGCTACTTGGGGCAGACTTTCGAGTCTAAAGCATCT GTTGTTGAAAGGGAATGAGTTATCTGGACATATTCCAGATACAATTGCAAACCTTACTGGATTGGCAGAATT GGATCTTTCATCTAATGGTCTTACTGGAACTGTCCCAATGCCACTCTTTTCATTTCCAATATTTAA tttTTCGAACACACTTCTTCGTTGCGGCTCTAGCTTGGATCAGCCTTGTGCTTCTAAACCTTCACTTTCTG GTTCAACCAACAAACCAAAACTTGTAAAGATTGTTGGTTTTGCAAGTTGTGGTTTATTTGCACTGATAATTCTTGGGGCTATCTTTGTATATAGATACCATCACATGCACAGACATAAAACTGATGTCTTTTTTGATGTTTCag GTGAAGATGAGAGCCAAATTTCCTTTTGGCAACTGAGAAGATTTTCATGGCGTGAACTGCAACACGCGACTAAAAATTTCAGCAAAAGCAATGTAATTGGCACAGGAGGATTTGGAAAAGTTTATAAAGGAGTACTCTCAGATGGCACAAAAGTGGCCGTGAAACGCCTCGCCGATTATCAGGCTCCTGGTGGAGAAGCTGCATTCCAAAGAGAAGTTCAACTTATAAGTGTTGCAGTTCATAAGAATCTGCTAAGATTAATTGGATACTGTACAACCTCAGCTGAAAGAATCCTAGTGTACCCTTTCATGGAAAATAGAAGTGTAGCATATCAATTGAGAG ATTTAAAAGAAGGTGAGAAAGGTTTAGACTGGGCAATGAGGAAAAATGTGGCATTTGGCACAGCACATGGATTAGATTATTTACATAATCAATGCAACCCTAAGATAATTCACCGTGATTTGAAAGCCGCAAATATTTTGTTAGATGATAACTTTGAAGCTGTTCTTGGAGACTTTGGCCTAGCTAAACTTGTTGATACAAGGGTGACTCATGTTACTACTCAAGTGAGAGGCACAATGGGTCATATAGCACCAGAATACTTGTGCACCGGAAAATCATCAGAGAAGACTGATGTGTTTGGATATGGTATAACACTTCTTGAATTGGTCACCGGTCAACGTGCCGTTGACTTATTTCGGCttcaagaggaggaggaggatgttcTTCTGCTTGATCAT ATAAAAAAACTATTGAAGGAAGACAGGGTGAAGGACATAGTAGATAGAAACCTAGAGACATATGATTCAGAGGAAGTAGAGAGAATAATTCATGTTGCATTGCTTTGCACAAGAAACTACCCAGAGGAGCGTCCCACAATGTCAGAGATAGTGAAAATGCTTCAAGGAGTGGGTTTGCAAGAGAGATGGAATGAATTGGAGCAACATAATAATGAAGAAGAGGTTAGTAATCAACTCATGTCTCACCAGTTTGTTTGGACTGCTGAATATTCAACCCTTGATCAAGAAGCTATAAGGCTTTCAGCAGCAAGATAA
- the LOC112707990 gene encoding probable LRR receptor-like serine/threonine-protein kinase At5g63710 isoform X3 codes for MIPTIKLKIGIVFLNLASKGFSGTLSPSIAKLKYLVSLELQDNNLAGPLPDYIANLTRLEYLNLAENNFRGSVPATWGRLSSLKHLLLKGNELSGHIPDTIANLTGLAELDLSSNGLTGTVPMPLFSFPIFNFSNTLLRCGSSLDQPCASKPSLSGSTNKPKLVKIVGFASCGLFALIILGAIFVYRYHHMHRHKTDVFFDVSGEDESQISFWQLRRFSWRELQHATKNFSKSNVIGTGGFGKVYKGVLSDGTKVAVKRLADYQAPGGEAAFQREVQLISVAVHKNLLRLIGYCTTSAERILVYPFMENRSVAYQLRDLKEGEKGLDWAMRKNVAFGTAHGLDYLHNQCNPKIIHRDLKAANILLDDNFEAVLGDFGLAKLVDTRVTHVTTQVRGTMGHIAPEYLCTGKSSEKTDVFGYGITLLELVTGQRAVDLFRLQEEEEDVLLLDHIKKLLKEDRVKDIVDRNLETYDSEEVERIIHVALLCTRNYPEERPTMSEIVKMLQGVGLQERWNELEQHNNEEEVSNQLMSHQFVWTAEYSTLDQEAIRLSAAR; via the exons ATGATTCCAACAATCAAATTAAAGATTGGAATAGTTTTTTT GAACTTGGCATCAAAAGGATTTTCTGGAACACTTTCTCCCTCAATTGCCAAATTGAAATACTTGGTTAGCTT GGAGTTGCAGGACAACAATCTTGCAGGCCCTTTACCTGACTACATCGCCAATTTAACGCGCCTCGAATATCTTAATCTTGCTGAAAATAATTTCAGAGGTTCTGTCCCGGCTACTTGGGGCAGACTTTCGAGTCTAAAGCATCT GTTGTTGAAAGGGAATGAGTTATCTGGACATATTCCAGATACAATTGCAAACCTTACTGGATTGGCAGAATT GGATCTTTCATCTAATGGTCTTACTGGAACTGTCCCAATGCCACTCTTTTCATTTCCAATATTTAA tttTTCGAACACACTTCTTCGTTGCGGCTCTAGCTTGGATCAGCCTTGTGCTTCTAAACCTTCACTTTCTG GTTCAACCAACAAACCAAAACTTGTAAAGATTGTTGGTTTTGCAAGTTGTGGTTTATTTGCACTGATAATTCTTGGGGCTATCTTTGTATATAGATACCATCACATGCACAGACATAAAACTGATGTCTTTTTTGATGTTTCag GTGAAGATGAGAGCCAAATTTCCTTTTGGCAACTGAGAAGATTTTCATGGCGTGAACTGCAACACGCGACTAAAAATTTCAGCAAAAGCAATGTAATTGGCACAGGAGGATTTGGAAAAGTTTATAAAGGAGTACTCTCAGATGGCACAAAAGTGGCCGTGAAACGCCTCGCCGATTATCAGGCTCCTGGTGGAGAAGCTGCATTCCAAAGAGAAGTTCAACTTATAAGTGTTGCAGTTCATAAGAATCTGCTAAGATTAATTGGATACTGTACAACCTCAGCTGAAAGAATCCTAGTGTACCCTTTCATGGAAAATAGAAGTGTAGCATATCAATTGAGAG ATTTAAAAGAAGGTGAGAAAGGTTTAGACTGGGCAATGAGGAAAAATGTGGCATTTGGCACAGCACATGGATTAGATTATTTACATAATCAATGCAACCCTAAGATAATTCACCGTGATTTGAAAGCCGCAAATATTTTGTTAGATGATAACTTTGAAGCTGTTCTTGGAGACTTTGGCCTAGCTAAACTTGTTGATACAAGGGTGACTCATGTTACTACTCAAGTGAGAGGCACAATGGGTCATATAGCACCAGAATACTTGTGCACCGGAAAATCATCAGAGAAGACTGATGTGTTTGGATATGGTATAACACTTCTTGAATTGGTCACCGGTCAACGTGCCGTTGACTTATTTCGGCttcaagaggaggaggaggatgttcTTCTGCTTGATCAT ATAAAAAAACTATTGAAGGAAGACAGGGTGAAGGACATAGTAGATAGAAACCTAGAGACATATGATTCAGAGGAAGTAGAGAGAATAATTCATGTTGCATTGCTTTGCACAAGAAACTACCCAGAGGAGCGTCCCACAATGTCAGAGATAGTGAAAATGCTTCAAGGAGTGGGTTTGCAAGAGAGATGGAATGAATTGGAGCAACATAATAATGAAGAAGAGGTTAGTAATCAACTCATGTCTCACCAGTTTGTTTGGACTGCTGAATATTCAACCCTTGATCAAGAAGCTATAAGGCTTTCAGCAGCAAGATAA